The genomic segment ATTTCTGGATCACCTGGGCCACGGTCAGGACCCCATGGACGTGAGCGTCATGGATGGTGGCATTCCCCACCACCAGGCGCCCCGGCGCGGTCTGGATTGCCGTGTCATAACGGTATTTACCTTTCTCCAGAGCCAGGGCTGCGGTGAAGGGCTTCATGGTGGAGCCGGGTTCGAAGGTGTCGGTAAAGGCCCGGTTGCGCAATTGAGCCCCCGCCAGGCGTTCCCGGTTGTTGGGGTTGTAGGCCGGCAGGTTGGCCAGCGCCAGCACTTCACCGGTCTTGGCGTCCAGCACCACGATGCCCCCAGCCCGGGCGCGATACTGCTCGATGGCCTGCTTCAGGCTGGAATAGGCCAAGTACTGAATCTTGTCGTCCAGGGCCAGCAACACATCCTTGCCCTCCTGGGGCGCGCGGATGGACTCCACGTCCTCGACGATATTGCCGCGCCGGTCCTTGATCACCCGGCGGCTGCCAGGCTTGCCCGCCAACATGTCATTGAAGGCCAGCTCCACGCCTTCCTGGCCCGCATCCTCGACACCGGTGAAACCCAGCACATGGGCCGTGACTTCCGCCACCGGGTAGTAGCGCCGATATTCCTGCTGCTCGTGGATGCCCGGCAGCTTCAGGGCTGCCACCCGATCCGCCACCTCCGGTGAGACCTGACGCTTGATGAAGACGAAATCCTTGTCCGAGGCCAGGCGACGATTCAGCTCCCGCAGGTCCATTTCCAGTAACTGGGCCAGGGTGCGGGCATCGGCGGGTTGCAGGCGGGCATCCTCGGGAATGGCCCAGATGGACTTGACCGGCGTGGAAATCGCCAGCACGTCACCGTGGCGGTCCAGAATGCGCCCCCGAGTGGCCGAGATGGACAGGGTACGTTCGTAGCGCGCCTCACCCTTGCCCTTG from the Denitratisoma oestradiolicum genome contains:
- a CDS encoding peptidoglycan D,D-transpeptidase FtsI family protein; this translates as MKFSHSPVLSLAVPPWRARLMIWLLLAGFLTLVGRALYLQGINNEFLKGKGEARYERTLSISATRGRILDRHGDVLAISTPVKSIWAIPEDARLQPADARTLAQLLEMDLRELNRRLASDKDFVFIKRQVSPEVADRVAALKLPGIHEQQEYRRYYPVAEVTAHVLGFTGVEDAGQEGVELAFNDMLAGKPGSRRVIKDRRGNIVEDVESIRAPQEGKDVLLALDDKIQYLAYSSLKQAIEQYRARAGGIVVLDAKTGEVLALANLPAYNPNNRERLAGAQLRNRAFTDTFEPGSTMKPFTAALALEKGKYRYDTAIQTAPGRLVVGNATIHDAHVHGVLTVAQVIQKSSNVGSAKMALSMPAETMWDMFDSLGFGTPLKLGFPGEVGGRLRPWKKWQPIEQATMAYGHGISVTLIQLARAYTAFARDGDLIPLSLTRMDAPPPQGKAVFSAQTAREVRSMLELVVLPGGTAQKARVPGYRVAGKTGTAHKLDGGAYANKYVASFVGFAPASDPRLVIAVMIDEPSNGIYYGGDVAAPVFSRVMAGALRTLGAPQDAPLSPPTTMAALADVKEEM